Within the Malus sylvestris chromosome 4, drMalSylv7.2, whole genome shotgun sequence genome, the region GCTACAAATCACATCTTGACTTTCATGTGATACTTCCAACCATAACTGTTGGCTTTCTGCAAATTAGCCTGCACTTCTAGGCACGCAGAAAGCTACGTACACGTTGAGCATGCAATTGTCCTTTTCTTAAGCAGTTAGCATTTCCATATGAGTGGTCTCAAATATTATCAATTATCCTCCTCATGTTCTGGAGCGTGCGACAAGTTGCCAAGATGTGGTTCTTGTAATTAAATTACAGCTCTCTTGTGtactttataaattaaattcttTATGTTCTGGAAGTGATTGATGGAGTCAAGAACCTAGAAGTTTGCTACCATGTTTTACATGACCCAGATGCAGATCTTTTTTATTCTCATGCTCTACTAGAAATTTTTGGTGTGAAATGATACTTCAGTATCCACATTGACGAGGTTTATTTCTGGTTGCAACAAATTATTCCCGGATGAGGATAGGTACATGGAACTTGCACAGAGAGTAGATGAAGCTATTGGTTTCCTTGATGCTGCTGGGGCTACTAGTGACAATCCAATAATGAACACGGTGGAGTTTTGGGTATCTCATGAATGCCTTCATTTACTGTACGAGCAGGCCTTGACTCGAGAGGATTCGACAACAGGACACTACTATGACTGTTCCGCACACATGCTTTGGGTAGGCGAGAGGACTCGACAATTGGATGGAGCACATGTTGAATTCCTTCGGGGTGTATCCAATCCTCTTGGCATTAAGGTAATTTGGATGTTACTTCAGAATTcaaagaaacaataaaatgcGAGTTTTATTTGTAGTTAGTATGGTTTTGGAGGATGAAAACAGAGGTTGCAAAATAGTTTGTCTCCATTAATAATTAGGTAATGATGTATGAACTCGTGCAGGTGAGTGATAAAATGGACCCAACAGAGCTTGTCAAATTGTGTGAAGTTCTTAACCCTCATAACAAACCTGGTAGACTGACAATAATTACCAGGATGGGGGCGGAAAATATGAGGAAAAAGCTCCCCCATTTGATCAGAGCTGTGCGCCAGGCAGGGCTTATCGTCACGTGGGTCAGTGATCCCATGCACGGGAACACCATAAAGGCTCCATGTGGGCTTAAGACACGGCCATTTGATGCAATCAGGGTAAGTACTCAACTAGTGGAGCTAAAACTGTGTTCATCCTACACATTTTATTACAATGCGAGTTGCTAGTCCATTTTACTGATCACTTGGTGGCTGTTTGCTTTGGCTCAGGCTGAATTGAGAGCTTTCTTTGACGTCCATGAACAAGAAGGGAGCTATCCTGGAGGAGTGCATCTGGAGATGACTGGGCAGAATGTGACAGAGTGCATCGGAGGGTCAAAGGCTGTGACCGACAGTGACTTGACCTCTCGTTACCACACACATTGTGACCCCAGGCTGAATGCATCCCAGTCTCTTGAACTGGCCTTTTTGATAGCAGATCGATTGAGGAAAGACAGGTTAAAATCTAACAAAGATTTTCCGGTCAATGGCAGTTCTAAAGTATGAGAAATATTTTTCTCACTTCTTGGAGATAGCTTTGTGTCACTTCTAAAGTCTGACAAATATTTTTGTGGGATATTGGAATTTTTTGCACTTTTTATCATGAGGgggatttttcttcttttcctcatGTGTTGTGTTATTACGTAAATTGTTACGTCAAGCTTGACAAATAAATCACTAGTCGCAGTTACCACAACTATTCTTGGTGTGGTTTATAACAAGAAGAACACAATTTGAAATTAAGAATGAGTGAGGATTCTCACCagatcttctttgtgaggataTTGGAAATCCTCTAATCACATCTGTTCATTGTATATCATGCGGTCAATTTTCGTTAAGTAcggtttatatttaattttaaataaaagaatttacaataattttttaccatcacaatatatgatgaacggATATGATTTGAAGATCTAGCGAGGATTCTCACTCATTAAGAATGGACATGAATGCTGAATATGGGATTCTGTCTCCACCCTAGGTTGTATTAAAAAACCTAGGATTCACTCCCCTCCTCTTTACGTCCTCTTCCATCCCCTCCTCTTACATTCTctattttatctttctttttctataaaaaaattaatataagatgttgacgtggtttaaccgtgaccgttcaaatagggaAAGAGGgaaagggagggaaaaaaaaggaggagaaaATCCTAGTCTGTATTAAAAAACACATGGCTTGTACTTGTGCCCTGTGGCCTTGAGTAATTGTGTGAAAGACGACAACTATACTGTATTCCTTTAGAGTGACGTAATATGAAGTTAATATGCCCAAAAAAGTATGCAAATGTCAAAAAATATCGACTAAATCAATTGATTGTGTCAATGGAAGAAAAAGTACAACTACTCGAAAATGTCGACTAAATTCCCaatatatttgtattaatggAAGCAAAAGTATGCAAATGTCAACTAAATCAATTGATTGTGTTAGTTAACTTGCACGTTAGTTTGATAGGCCAACTCAGTCAGTTCTCTTATCCATCGGTCCAATGCACTGGGCTCATCTCATGGAGAGAAAATTACGTTGTTGAAAAAGGAGGCAAAATACTACAATACAAGAACATTCCAACCgagaaaaaaaaccgaaattaCTACAAGTGCACAAACAGAAATTGTCATTTCCAAGCATGTGCACGCAACTATCAACATCGGATCCGTGGCGCAATGGTAGCGCGTCTGACTCCAGATCAGAAGGTTGCGTGTTCGATTCACGTCGGGTTCAAACCCCGCtctttttaactttttcattttattttttgaggcCCATCTTAaggcccaattcaattcaagtGAGAGAAAGAGTCAGCAGAAAGGTTGTAAAACGTCaacgagagagagaagagagagagagaggctgaGGCACCACCGCCTGTCCCCCAACTTTTTTGGAAGTACAGTAGTGTGCAGCCTCACCCTGGAGGCGCAGTGGCTCCCTACCCTCTCCAGTTGTAACTTGTACGTAGTAGCCTCGACTGACTACATGCGTACTGCTTCCACCTGCGCACATTAGCATTACCCACTCACACCCAACTAATTAATACTACAATGCCCTCCAcaaccaccacctcctccaccaTTCCTCTCCTAACCCCCaccctcctcttcctcttcctccttatCCTGCACCCCAACCCAAACCCACCATGTCCCCACCCGCCGAACCCAAATCCCGCACGTTCCCACCGCCCTGCTGGACCCACGACGAGTCCCACGCCCTTATCGCCGTCTACAAGGACCGATGGTTAACTCTCGGCCGATGCAATCTCAAATCCGCCGACTGGGACTCCGTTGCGTCCTCTGTCAATGACCGATGCCCGCTTGTCTCGCCGCCCAAGACCGCCATACAGTGCCGTCACAAGATGGAGAAGCTCCGGAGGCGCTTTCGGACTGAGAAAGAACGCGCTTCCATACACCCGGGTCCGGCTCCGTTTTTCTCTGCCTGGGATCTGTTTCAGCCCATGATCGACTTGGAATGCGACTCTCCTTTCGTTTTCGGGTCCAACCCAGATCTGGAAATCCGCGTCGGTGTCCAATATGGAGGGGGATTTCGGGTCAGAAATTATGAAAGTTACAGGTACTTAGCTGATTCTGATCAAAATTTGAGTGACCCAGATGAGACAACCCCAAAAGGTGCCGGATTCGGAGGTGGGTTTCGGGTCAAAGATCCTGTTCGAGGTCCGAATTCAGGAGTTTCAGCTGGTTATGATCGATATGGTAGTCGAGGAAGTGATGGTGGTAGTGAGTTTCCTGTAAAATCATTGGGGGATAGGAATTTGGGGCCTTCAGATTTTAGGATCAAGGGGTATGGTAAAAGTAACGAGAAGTTTAATCCCAAGCTTATCTCGAAGCGCAGTGGCTGCAATGGAGTTGGTTCAAGGAGTGGGTTTAATCAGAAATTTCGAGGGGGTATGCATTCTAATGGTGTTGGTTTAGAAGATTTGGGTGGGAGTTCATCCGGGAAAGGGGCGGATGATCCGATTGAAG harbors:
- the LOC126620042 gene encoding trihelix transcription factor ASIL2-like, with translation MSPPAEPKSRTFPPPCWTHDESHALIAVYKDRWLTLGRCNLKSADWDSVASSVNDRCPLVSPPKTAIQCRHKMEKLRRRFRTEKERASIHPGPAPFFSAWDLFQPMIDLECDSPFVFGSNPDLEIRVGVQYGGGFRVRNYESYRYLADSDQNLSDPDETTPKGAGFGGGFRVKDPVRGPNSGVSAGYDRYGSRGSDGGSEFPVKSLGDRNLGPSDFRIKGYGKSNEKFNPKLISKRSGCNGVGSRSGFNQKFRGGMHSNGVGLEDLGGSSSGKGADDPIEAMASSIEFLGEVFVKMEKRKMEMAGEMAKMRMKMEMKQNQLIMESEKQMVDACVKALWETKRKKKMKVVSLDES